In a single window of the Elaeis guineensis isolate ETL-2024a chromosome 6, EG11, whole genome shotgun sequence genome:
- the LOC140858662 gene encoding endoglucanase-like: protein MSFSVALLSWAATEYKAQISAAGQLDYLHSAIRWGADFILKAHTSPTTLYTQVGDGSDHSCWERPEDMDTPRNLFKITESSPGTEVAADAAAALASAYMVFESVDPDYATKLLEEAKALFEFADKYRGSYQASCPFYCSFSSYEDELLWGATWLFKATKDVQFLTYVSNNQKWSDVVPEFSWDNKFVGAQALLAKEYLAGKKDLAIYKTHADAFVCSLMPGSGAVRIQTTPGGLLFTRDTVNLQYVTSAVMVLFYYSNTLDSAGIGEVQCSSANFTNAQIRAFAKSQVDYILGNNPLGYSYMVGFGTKYPKRIHHRGASIPSIKYHPAKVACGEGFADYFNTDNPNANIHVGAIVGGPNSGDAFGDVRSESIHSEPTTYMNAAFLGALAPLLDEKCRLQLPLDDGASMASTS from the exons ATGTCATTTAGCGTCGCCCTCTTGAGCTGGGCTGCCACCGAGTACAAGGCACAGATTTCTGCAGCTGGCCAGCTCGACTACTTGCACTCAGCGATCAGATGGGGAGCCGACTTCATACTAAAAGCTCACACTTCGCCAACCACACTCTATACTCAG GTAGGTGATGGATCAGACCACTCGTGCTGGGAGCGTCCAGAAGACATGGACACGCCTCGTAATCTATTCAAGATCACTGAAAGTTCACCAGGCACAGAGGTGGCTGCAGATGCTGCTGCAGCCCTCGCCTCTGCTTACATGGTATTCGAGAGTGTCGACCCCGACTATGCAACAAAACTTTTAGAGGAAGCAAAAGCA CTTTTCGAATTTGCCGATAAGTATAGAGGATCATACCAAGCCTCTTGTCCATTCTATTGCTCCTTCTCCAGCTATGAG GATGAGCTTCTATGGGGTGCCACTTGGCTGTTCAAAGCAACTAAAGATGTCCAATTTCTGACATATGTATCAAATAACCAGAAATGGAGTGATGTTGTTCCTGAATTCAGCTGGGACAACAAATTCGTCGGAGCACAGGCTTTGCTAGCAAAA GAATATCTGGCAGGGAAGAAAGATTTAGCTATATACAAGACCCATGCTGATGCATTTGTTTGTTCGTTGATGCCGGGAAGTGGTGCTGTGAGAATCCAAACCACACCGG GAGGGCTTCTGTTCACTCGCGACACTGTTAACTTGCAATACGTGACGAGTGCTGTTATGGTGCTGTTTTACTACTCAAACACCTTAGATTCAGCTGGGATTGGTGAAGTCCAGTGCAGCTCAGCTAATTTTACAAATGCTCAAATCAGAGCATTTGCTAAATCACAG GTGGATTACATACTAGGCAACAATCCACTGGGCTACTCATACATGGTGGGGTTTGGCACCAAGTACCCGAAACGCATACACCACCGAGGTGCATCCATACCATCCATCAAATATCATCCAGCAAAGGTGGCCTGCGGCGAAGGCTTCGCCGATTATTTCAACACTGATAACCCTAATGCCAACATTCATGTCGGAGCAATTGTCGGTGGTCCTAACTCCGGTGATGCATTCGGTGACGTTAGATCAGAATCTATACATTCAGAGCCCACCACCTACATGAATGCAGCCTTCCTGGGTGCCTTGGCACCTCTGCTCGATGAAAAATGTCGCTTGCAGCTGCCACTGGACGACGGAGCATCGATGGCATCCACTTCCTAG
- the LOC105036900 gene encoding uncharacterized protein has protein sequence MAEEKNSSSKPKETYPLFSFSNPNQQGLGFGLFGSPEKPLPPPPPCVEVLLSEESSTVKSNVEPIVINDELTLLKGRVSTFDVFGVANSDLVAGKYEGGLKLWEGSVDLVKTLRSEVREGRLMLEGKRVLELGCGHGLPGIFTCLEGAAVIHFQDFNAEVLKHLTIPNVKVNLMKKFSQQHLLITNKTDVGTPDVRFFAGDWSEIHQLLQCGLNMNQQKITDDSEQKGCDGYDIILMAETVYSLSSLHSLYGLIKKCLRCPSGVIYMAGKKHYFGVGGGTRQFLHLVKEDGIMEACLLAEVADGSSNVREVWKFTFK, from the exons ATGGCGGAGGAGAAGAACAGTTCTTCGAAGCCGAAG GAGACGTACCCTCTATTCTCCTTCTCGAATCCCAACCAGCAGGGCCTAGGGTTTGGGCTCTTTGGTTCTCCAGAGAAGCctcttcctccccctcctccttgCGTTGAAGTGCTCCTCTCTGAG GAATCATCGACAGTGAAATCAAATGTAGAGCCCATTGTTATTAACGATGAGCTCACCCTTCTTAAG GGAAGAGTAAGTACTTTCGATGTTTTTGGGGTGGCCAATTCGGATTTGGTCGCAGGAAAATACGAAg GAGGATTGAAACTGTGGGAAGGGTCAGTTGATCTGGTCAAGACCCTCCGTTCTGAGGTCCGAGAAGGTCGGTTAATGCTTGAGGGAAAGCGAGTATTAGAG CTTGGATGTGGTCACGGTCTTCCTGGGATCTTTACATGTCTTGAG GGTGCAGCTGTTATACATTTCCAAGACTTTAATGCTGAGGTCCTCAAGCATCTGACAATACCAAACGTAAAAGTCAACCtcatgaaaaaattttctcagCAACATTTGCTGATTACAAACAAGACAGATGTGGGTACCCCTGATGTACGCTTTTTTGCTGGCGACTGGAGTGAAATCCACCAGCTGCTGCAGTGTGGATTAAATATGAACCAGCAAAAAATAACAGATGATTCAGAGCAAAAGGGTTGTGATGGCTATGACATCATATTAATGGCGGAAACTGTGTATTCATTGTCCTCCCTCCATAGTCTTTATGGGCTTATCAAGAAG TGTTTGCGGTGTCCTTCTGGAGTAATCTACATGGCAGGAAAAAAGCATTATTTTGGAGTAGGCGGGGGTACCAGACAATTTCTACATTTGGTCAAAGAAGATG GCATCATGGAAGCTTGTTTGCTTGCTGAAGTTGCTGATGGTTCATCCAATGTACGGGAGGTGTGGAAGTTTACATTCAAGTAG